In one window of Temnothorax longispinosus isolate EJ_2023e chromosome 9, Tlon_JGU_v1, whole genome shotgun sequence DNA:
- the E(bx) gene encoding nucleosome-remodeling factor subunit NURF301 isoform X1, translating into MTGRGSKRRGRPPKSVVMERPKKFQYHLMKKPKYLQNRTALGSGGAETPGSQPSTPTASRPTSPSVESEESSKRSTRNQRKSRNSRERHSRKGGHAGATGGAYQRRGYNPNVDYHDSEYHYGSDFGDESSEKSEPEEEPMPSDMDTSESMEEPDPSSDSDFSLSSYSTTSGTPRKALLTQQRPPSPEPLWLQNRELPPLVLPKSSDDLLVPKELVMPLLSIYEVLRHFRTLVRLSCFRFEDFCAALMCDDQTNLLAEIHIMLIKALLREEDSQQTHFGPLDQKDSVNVSLYFVDSMTWPEVLRSYVESDKSFDQNILQILATTEYPFTAIEDRIKVLQFLTDQFLITNPVREDLLHEGTMHYDDHCRVCHRLGDLLCCETCPAVFHLECVEPPLVDVPTEDWQCSTCKAHKVTGVVDCIPDVEKNGSLCRQEHLGFDRHGRKYWFLARRVFVESEDGEVWYYSLPLQLEELMLVLDQNEMEIALYRELSDYKEEIVRQMELTETITNQFKGNKKSYLEIENNLIQKMQKERQEKQEKEEEEKKEKQRQEAEEMIRKMHENADALNERTAVMEQGTNGAKLSSNESTPVTQVPEVVGETVEVDAEAPSTATNTNKNTKTSASTSSSEDVEEETLEGEEKVGKDGKKHTIVTRSKTGSLQPRTFNMDDIKRRSMAPLSKEEQEKLDKGIKDSESDGNTRVTRQKAHQIASGTHLFKLGMDNNFKSYVNHYTTNPIALNKTQRNEERDKKRHLSHKFSLTQASEFKWVGSLTGTRALLVSTLRQTILQLESNIQASFMHTNWPLLRKPWTAAVGACVNPRDFARTLIVLQACIKSVVFASVWHDQLGHVKLQRVTALEREEKKRQDKKEKKEKEDEEERNRLYNFVKYTLGLKHQVWKQKGEEYRVHGQGGWLWVSARRRHRFSDMTKMGLRAGPQKIMVQIKDQGGLKVLALDPPTYEFLIKEYCPSKTENGIVKQEIKEEGVESDAIKQEHNTEKIKKESTTDGETNGVGPSPSVKPESQSVKQETKMNLSFLAGMKIEKVFTPITQFEEIDINKALTSPGRLHYPKVAKKTRIDDFLPRRSHLKFLEERKLLQSVKTKEANQTSKQKGGDGDSSEVDMENHEENDTDNSDAVGGGGGGDASLQGLLSSPVVKQPKQVTKTAVTAVSASAKEMLSVISKRIQQVRLQYATVMKLCKNDSCYSRYCNMNNANKNNVVQINTTQIITPSTDTCYSPLCMRKTRLKRELLALVRKASILNNNQSSSSLSSPQVAAASVKTETSDESKDAIRRDLESAVASATRCNEEAVATNVTKTKNDVSPPKKIKLENEHTENSSVTTVTTSNVVTTTTTITTTQQTVKNADGVTQEHAAVNRNSMTVSSKTTTTTTNKSGAKTVMIVNRRGRTVQRSTFVKELHADGTERIYTTTATEGKVYLKKVAFTMADRKKKRTPVKYPLCSTFCTKNKQRSILILPQHELRKLSRVGGKIPVQGFHHQAKANLSVWPYPCPRPLFKTCWLYRTVGLKSLAAAAIQLRILWACLRWDDMAAKPLSTDGKNQITTDTEIMSLEILKHRHVGQFLDRAQYLRRKVVIPLELPKQVREVTSIRSGLRKRKRPESPQSTEPQVTEEWVDEDKLELWEIKQYGDRLEKANAQIITRSRSGAPQSVVVSGGNKAVTTVATAGTTGLTGDQLVSGKATPEEIKEKMEQQLRIQRAAHQQKRALETYKNQSTNSSPATQLVKVTANSSHDGTVKLVSKVAIPANPNSTKSQLTSLLTTPTQNKTFIGTRRIYMTKSADGTTKVVSGPTSILPKTPQTPGVNQQSLIRVTPTSTASPVQVQQRVQILRGPDGKLQVRGLLPGQQLVQMPDGKLHVLNVSQTVGTTQGAQTNSTTSTTPKAKTVTAVSKTATESTTVTKTSPTAKATANSTVQQAQTPQQVQVVQTAQRVKSATMTLTPATAAQATKNAIVVTNTGQTAQVISSGGQVISGSPIMVTNANLVQQLASGKAQLTAIGNQVVIRNASNQIVHVNSANGGFIVKSPVAANKQQALQATQTSIVAQSVATTNTSTTTTTAVSTASVTTTQSSATTPTPGSIEASLLAGQPPGTVIKCVTAQVISTAEGPRIVLQGLQGSDFTPQQLNMVQQQVKQQLLKAHAATGKQGVLGPTKIYLAVQPAQSSNNQQQQSQNSQTSSVTNTPVSSTPKQQQSTMSPSATSEPQSATETIPETPQAATPKSADKPKVVVQQVGRVVNATENDTQKANIANGQQPSSQSVKEGSDSAPNKFILTPEYVQQTIKTALKQENLTPEIEEKLLLLQRYQEKQMKGGVENSVTSNQTHNSPAATTPRPPSRKRPAPSSNIPAATAAVTTPINAQLSGGVGDKDDKDWVETPRKRPALKQENRETTPKMPKLSETLDNESPPKNRSAKLKDTQEQRRKQQVYSRMQVLLFRHKELLKKDILKKRALLEKELQIDIQKDLSAELATRTKAERHKQDEVKVGSAKRKANAQVAQQVSPSSRSGGSRPKKHKGHGNSTTPPGGSTAASRIKKEKLYCLCRTPYDETKFYVGCDLCNNWFHGDCVGITEEMSKSLSEFVCTECRHARDTQELYCLCKQPYDESQFYICCDKCQDWFHGRCVGILQSEADNIDEYVCPNCQRNSSVNFANMKNLNAKDLDLLKKLIKQIQAHKSAWPFMEPVDPNEAPDYYKVIKEPMDLQTIELRINDRSYKKLSEFIGDMTKIFDNCRYYNPKESPFFKCAESLETYFVHKIKSLREKFSEGK; encoded by the exons ATGACGGGCAGGGGCTCGAAGAGGCGGGGGCGCCCGCCCAAGTCCGTGGTGATGGAACGGCCGAAGAAGTTTCAGTATCACCTGATGAAGAAGCCCAAGTACCTGCAGAACAGGACGGCGCTAGGCAGCGGTGGCGCCGAGACGCCGGGCTCACAGCCGAGCACGCCGACGGCGTCCCGGCCGACGTCGCCGTCGGTCGAGAGCGAGGAGAGCAGCAAGCGCAGCACCAGGAATCAGCGTAAGTCGCGGAACAGCCGCGAACGGCACTCCCGCAAGGGCGGCCACGCCGGAGCTACAGGTGGTGCCTATCAGCGTCGCGGCTACAATCCCAACGTGGACTACCATGACTCCGAGTATCATTATGGCTCCGACTTTGGTGACGAGTCCAGCGAGAAAAGCGAGCCGGAGGAGGAGCCAATGCCGAGCGACATGGATACCTCGGAGAGCATGGAGGAACCCGATCCGTCGAGTGACAGCGACTTCTCACTGTCCAGCTACAGCACCACCAGTGGCACTCCCAGAAAAGCCCTGCTCACCCAACAGCGGCCGCCCAGTCCGGAGCCGTTATGGCTGCAGAACAGAGAACTGCCTCCGTTAGTGTTACCCAAATCCTCGGACGATCTGTTGGTCCCTAAAGAACTGGTCATGCCGTTGCTCTCCATCTACGAGGTACTCAGGCACTTTCGCACCCTGGTACGCCTCTCCTGCTTCAGATTCGAGGACTTTTGCGCCGCCCTCATGTGCGACGATCAAACCAACTTGCTTGCGGAGATTCACATTATGCTGATCAAGGCACTGCTGCGAGAGGAGGACTCGCAGCAGACCCATTTCGGTCCATTGGACCAAAAGGATTCGGTGAACGTTAGCCTGTATTTCGTGGACTCTATGACGTGGCCAGAGGTGTTGCGTTCGTACGTGGAGAGCGATAAGAGTTTCGATCAGAACATTTTACAGATATTAGCCACCACTGAATATCCTTTTACTGCCATCGAGGATAGAATCAAGGTCCTACAGTTTTTAACagatcaatttttaatcacaAACCCAGTGAGGGAAGATCTATTGCATGAAG GAACCATGCATTATGACGATCACTGCAGAGTTTGCCATCGACTAGGAGATCTGTTGTGTTGCGAGACTTGCCCAGCTGTATTTCATTTAGAATGTGTAGAACCGCCTCTGGTCGATGTTCCTACTGAGGATTGGCAATGTAGTACATGTAAAGCTCACAAAGTGACGGGTGTCGTGGATTGTATTCCCGATGTCGAAAAGAATGGGTCGCTGTGTAGACAAGAGCATTTAGGATTTGACAGACACGGCAGAAAATATTGGTTTCTTGCAAGAAGAGTTTTTGT TGAGAGCGAAGACGGCGAGGTGTGGTATTACAGTTTACCTTTGCAATTAGAAGAGCTGATGCTTGTGTTAGATCAAAATGAAATGGAAATAGCGCTTTATCGCGAATTGTCGGATTACAAGGAGGAAATAGTTCGTCAAATGGAGCTTACAGAGACCATCACTAATCAATTCAAAGGAAACAAGAAATCATACCTGGAAATAGAAAACA atCTTATACAAAAGATGCAAAAAGAGCGACAAGAGaaacaagagaaagaagaggaggagaagaaggaaaagCAGAGACAGGAAGCAGAGGAAATGATACGCAAGATGCATGAGAATGCAGATGCTCTCAATGAACGTACAGCAGTAATGGAACAGGGTACAAATGGAGCAAAATTATCCAGTAATGAGTCGACTCCAGTTACACAGGTACCTGAGGTGGTCGGCGAAACTGTCGAGGTCGACGCCGAAGCGCCGTCGACCGCGACGAATACGAACAAAAATACGAAAACTAGTGCCTCTACGTCATCGTCTGAAGATGTTGAGGAAGAGACGTTAGAAGGAGAGGAGAAAGTTGGAAAAGACG gcAAAAAGCATACTATCGTGACAAGATCGAAAACTGGGTCGTTGCAACCGCGAACCTTTAACATGGACGATATAAAGAGACGGAGTATGGCACCGTTGTCGAAGGAGGAGCAAGAGAAGCTAGACAAGGGTATAAAGGATTCCGAAAGCGATGGCAATACTAGAGTAACGCGTCAGAAGGCACATCAAATTGCATCTGGCACACACTTGTTCAAATTGGGCATGGACAACAACTTTAAGTCGTACGTCAATCATTATACCACCAATCCCATTGCGCTAAATAAGACTCAGAGAAACGAGGAACGCGATAAGAAACGTCACTTGTCGCACAAGTTCTCGCTCACGCAAGCATCGGAATTCAAGTGGGTGGGCAGTTTAACGGGTACCCGTGCTCTGTTGGTTAGTACCTTACGCCAAACGATTCTGCAGCTTGAAAGCAATATTCAGGCGTCGTTCATGCACACCAACTGGCCACTGCTGCGCAAACCATGGACCGCAGCGGTGGGGGCGTGTGTGAATCCGCGAGACTTTGCGCGCACTCTCATTGTCCTGCAGGCGTGCATCAAATCTGTTGTATTCGCGAGCGTATGGCACGACCAGCTCGGCCATGTAAAACTGCAACGGGTGACCGCACTTGAGCGCGAGGAGAAAAAACGCCAGgataagaaggaaaaaaaggagaaggaggacGAAGAAGAGCGTAATCGACTCTACAATTTTGTCAAATACACACTCGGCCTGAAGCATCAGGTGTGGAAGCAGAAGGGTGAGGAATATCGGGTGCATGGCCAAGGCGGTTGGCTTTGGGTATCGGCTAGACGCCGTCATCGATTCTCGGATATGACGAAAATGGGCTTACGCGCCGGTCCACAGAAAATTATGGTACAGATCAAGGATCAGGGTGGCTTGAAAGTCCTCGCGCTTGACCCGCCCACTTATGAATTCCTCATCAAGGAGTACTGTCCGAGTAAGACGGAGAATGGTATTGTGAAACAAGAAATCAAAGAAGAAGGTGTAGAAAGCGATGCGATAAAACAGGAACATAATacggaaaagataaaaaaagagtcTACGACCGACGGCGAGACGAACGGTGTTGGTCCTTCTCCATCGGTAAAACCGGAATCCCAATCTGTCAAACAAGAAACGAAGATGAATCTGTCAT TTTTAGCTGGcatgaaaatcgaaaaagttTTTACTCCGATTACTCAGTTTGAAGAGATCGACATCAACAAGGCACTAACCAGTCCTGGAAGATTGCATTATCCAAAAGTTGCGAAAAAGACGAGAATCGACGATTTCCTGCCTCGCAGATCACACTTGAAGTTTTTGGAAGAAAGAAAGTTATTGCAATCT gTAAAGACGAAAGAAGCGAATCAGACGTCAAAGCAGAAAGGTGGGGATGGCGACTCCTCAGAGGTTGATATGGAAAATCACGAAGAAAACGATACGGATAATAGCGACGCTgttggcggtggcggtggcggggACGCCTCTCTGCAAGGTCTTTTGTCGTCGCCTGTCGTCAAGCAACCAAAGCAAGTGACCAAAACGGCAGTAACAGCCGTCTCTGCATCCGCAAAAGAAATGCTGTCGGTGATTAGCAAGCGCATCCAGCAGGTGCGCTTACAATACGCGACTGTAATGAAGCTCTGCAAGAACGACAGCTGTTACTCGCGCTATTGTAACATGAATAACGCCAACAAAAACAATGTCGTGCAAATTAATACCACGCAGATCATCACTCCGAGTACCGACACCTGTTATTCGCCTTTGTGCATGCGAAAGACGCGGCTGAAGCGCGAGCTGCTCGCGTTGGTACGCAAGGCAAGCATTCTGAACAACAATCAGTCCTCTTCCTCGTTGTCTTCGCCACAGGTCGCAGCGGCTTCCGTGAAAACGGAAACCTCGGACGAGTCAAAGGATGCGATCAGACGTGATTTGGAATCGGCAGTGGCGTCAGCAACTCGCTGCAACGAGGAAGCAGTGGCGACGAATGTGACTAAGACAAAGAACGACGTTTCTCCTCCAAAGAAGATCAAGCTCGAGAATGAGCATACGGAGAATAGTAGCGTGACTACCGTCACAACGAGTAACGTCGTTACAACCACCACAACTATTACAACGACTCAGCAGACAGTGAAGAATGCGGACGGCGTAACACAGGAGCATGCTGCCGTTAATCGTAATTCTATGACCGTCTCTTCGAAAACTACGACCACAACGACAAATAAGAGTGGTGCGAAGACAGTGATGATCGTGAACCGTAGAGGAAGGACAGTACAGCGAAGTACATTCGTCAAAGAATTGCACGCCGATGGGACTGAACGGATATatacgacgacggcgacggagGGTAAGGTATATTTGAAGAAGGTGGCGTTTACGATGGCCGATCGTAAGAAAAAACGCACGCCAGTTAAGTATCCACTCTGCTCGACCTTCTGTACGAAGAACAAGCAGCGCAGTATATTAATACTTCCTCAGCACGAATTGAGGAAATTATCCCGCGTCGGTGGTAAGATACCTGTGCAAGGGTTCCATCATCAAGCCAAGGCAAATTTGTCGGTGTGGCCGTATCCGTGTCCCAGACCCTTATTCAAGACTTGCTGGCTGTACAGAACGGTTGGTTTAAAGTCGCTAGCCGCTGCTGCGATTCAGCTGAGAATACTCTGGGCATGTCTCAGATGGGACGACATGGCAGCCAAGCCGTTGTCCACCGACGGCAAGAATCAGATCACAACTGACACGGAGATCATGTCACTGGAGATATTGAAGCATCGGCACGTCGGGCAGTTTCTCGACAGAGCTCAGTATCTACGTAGGAAGGTCGTTATACCGCTCGAACTTCCGAAACAAGTCAGAG AGGTAACGTCTATAAGGAGCGGtctgagaaaaagaaaacgtccCGAATCTCCACAGAGCACCGAACCACAAGTCACTGAAGAATGGGTCGACGAGGACAAGTTGGAACTATGGGAGATCAAACAATACGGCGACAG GTTAGAGAAGGCTAATGCGCAGATTATTACTAGGAGTCGCTCAGGAGCACCGCAATCAGTGGTCGTCAGCGGCGGCAATAAAGCCGTCACCACCGTCGCCACTGCTGGCACGACTGGTCTAACTGGCGACCAGCTTGTAAGCGGTAAAGCGACACCGGAAGAGATTAAGGAAAAGATGGAACAGCAGTTGCGTATACAGCGGGCGGCTCATCAGCAGAAGCGTGCTCTAGAGACTTACAAAAATCAGTCCACGAACTCGTCGCCTGCTACCCAACTCGTCAAAGTTACAGCCAATTCCTCTCACG ATGGCACCGTCAAATTGGTTTCGAAAGTCGCGATTCCAGCGAACCCGAATAGTACGAAGTCGCAGTTGACTTCTCTCTTAACGACTCCTACGCAAAACAAAACTTTCATCGGTACACGGCGTATTTATATGACGAAAT CTGCGGATGGAACTACCAAGGTTGTGTCTGGCCCTACCAGTATTTTACCAAAAACGCCGCAAACCCCAGGAGTAAACCAGCAATCCTTGATCAGGGTGACGCCAACGA GCACTGCTTCACCGGTGCAAGTGCAGCAAAGAGTGCAAATTCTTAGAGGGCCGGACGGAAAGTTGCAGGTGCGCGGGCTGTTGCCTGGCCAGCAGTTGGTTCAGATGCCGGATGGAAAACTGCATGTGCTGAATGTAAGCCAAACTGTGGGCACTACACAAGGCGCTCAAACAAATTCGACAACATCTACAACTccaaaa gCAAAGACTGTGACTGCCGTTAGTAAAACGGCGACGGAGAGTACGACTGTGACTAAGACCAGTCCGACTGCAAAGGCAACGGCAAATTCGACGGTACAACAAGCGCAAACGCCGCAACAAGTTCAGGTGGTGCAAACTGCTCAACGCGTAAAATCCGCAACCATGACTCTGACACCCGCCACAGCTGCTCAAGCAACGAAGAATGCCATCGTGGTCACCAACACAGGACAAACCGCGCAG gtAATATCTTCCGGTGGTCAAGTAATAAGCGGCAGTCCGATAATGGTCACAAACGCAAACCTGGTCCAGCAATTGGCGTCAGGTAAAGCCCAGTTGACTGCGATCGGCAACCAAGTTGTAATACGTAACGCGTCCAATCAAATTGTGCATGTAAACTCGGCTAATGGTGGCTTTATCGTGAAAAGTCCCGTTGCTGCCAATAAACAACAAG CTTTGCAAGCCACACAAACTTCAATAGTTGCGCAATCAGTCGCAACTACTAACACGAGCACGACGACGACCACCGCAGTTTCCACCGCGTCAGTGACGACGACTCAGAGTTCCGCCACGACTCCAACTCCGGGCAGTATCGAGGCTTCTTTATTAGCAGGGCAACCACCTGGCACAGTAATCAAGTGTGTGACAGCGCAAGTTATCAGTACAGCCGAGGGCCCGCGGATTGTACTGCAGGGTTTGCAAGGCTCGGATTTCACGCCGCAGCAATTAAATATGGTGCAGCAACAAGTTAAACAGCAACTTTTGAAAG CACACGCAGCGACCGGTAAGCAAGGCGTTTTGGGGCCAACAAAGATTTACTTGGCCGTTCAACCAGCCCAATCATCCAACAATCAGCAACAGCAATCTCAGAATTCTCAAACTTCGTCAGTTACAAATACCCCAGTATCGTCAACTCCAAAACAGCAACAGTCTACAATGTCCCCGTCGGCTACCAGTG AGCCGCAAAGTGCCACCGAAACCATTCCAGAAACTCCACAAGCGGCAACGCCAAAATCGGCGGACAAACCGAAAGTGGTCGTTCAGCAAGTGGGACGCGTGGTAAACGCAACAGAGAACGACACGCAAAAAGCGAATATAGCTAACGGACAGCAACCATCATCGCAATCGGTGAAAGAAGGAAGCGACTCGGCGccgaataaatttatattgaccCCAGAATATGTTCAACAAA CAATCAAAACTGCTTTGAAACAAGAGAACCTGACTCCGGAGATAGAGGAGAAATTGTTGTTACTACAACGTTACCAGGAAAAGCAAATGAAAGGTGGCGTAGAGAATTCGGTGACTAGCAATCAGACTCATAATTCGCCCGCGGCAACGACGCCGCGGCCGCCGTCGCGCAAACGGCCGGCGCCGTCGTCGAACATtccagcagcaacagcagcggTGACGACGCCGATAAACGCGCAATTGTCAGGTGGAGTCGGCGACAAAGATGATAAAGATTGGGTGGAGACACCCAGGAAAAGACCAGCACTGAAGCaagaaaatcgcgaaacgACCCCAAA AATGCCGAAACTGTCGGAGACATTAGATAACGAGTCACCACCTAAGAACCGCTCCGCAAAATTGAAAGACACCCAAGAGCAGCGGAGAAAACAGCAAGTGTATTCTCGAATGCAGGTTTTATTGTTCCGGCACAAGGAACttcttaaaaaagatattcttaAAAAGAGAGCTTTACTCGAGAAAGAGCTTCAAATCGATATACAg AAGGACCTATCAGCGGAACTCGCCACCAGGACGAAAGCAGAGAGACACAAACAAGACGAGGTAAAAGTTGGCAGCGCGAAGCGGAAGGCAAATGCTCAAGTGGCACAACAGGTTAGCCCGTCCAGTCGAAGTGGTGGTAGCAGGCCGAAAAAGCATAAGGGCCATGGTAACAGTACAACGCCTCCTGGAGGTTCGACGGCCGCGTCTCGCATCAAGAAAGAGAAACTATATTGTTTATGCAGAACTCCTTACGACGAAACCAA GTTTTATGTGGGATGTGACTTATGCAATAATTGGTTCCACGGTGACTGCGTGGGCATAACGGAAGAAATGAGCAAGTCTCTGTCAGAATTTGTTTGTACAGAATGCAGACACGCGAGAGATACACAAGAATTGTATTGCCTATGTAAACAGCCTTATGACGAATCTCA attttacatatGCTGCGACAAATGCCAAGATTGGTTCCATGGCCGATGTGTTGGTATTCTTCAATCAGAGGCCGACAATATTGATGAATATGTCTGTCCAAATTGCCAACGCAATTCTTCTGTCAACTTTGCTAATATGAAGAACCTCAATGCAAAAGACCTCGATctgttaaagaaattaattaaacaaatacaG GCTCATAAAAGTGCATGGCCGTTTATGGAACCAGTAGACCCTAATGAAGCGCCAGATTATTACAAAGTGATAAAAGAACCAATGG ACTTGCAGACTATTGAATTAAGGATAAATGACCGGTCCTATAAGAAACTGAGCGAGTTCATCGGCGACATGACAAAAATATTCGACAATTGTCGGTATTACAACCCGAAGGAATCGCCATTTTTCAAATGCGCCGAATCCCTGGAGACGTACTTCGTTCACAAGATTAAAAGTCTAAGGGAGAAGTTCTCGGAAGGGAAGTAA